A genome region from Cucumis sativus cultivar 9930 chromosome 4, Cucumber_9930_V3, whole genome shotgun sequence includes the following:
- the LOC101212664 gene encoding protein SCO1 homolog 1, mitochondrial, which yields MATIISRSAKHLHYANLSFSLHRMRLHSISPSPSTSSSVLAGANFHDPAFPLHSGPGMNFLATYMRRLYSTTSTTADSQSAASEKSAESNSSEGDKSGNSNEGQDAGKPVRGGPVSWLSFLLLVATGAGLVFYYDREKKRHIEEINKASTEVKQGPSVGKAAIGGPFKLVNHDGKQVTEKDFFGKWTLLYFGFTHCPDICPDELQKLAAAVDKIKKAGIKIVPVFISVDPERDTVEQVREYVKEFHPDLVGLTGSSDEIRNVARAYRVYYMKTEEEDSDYLVDHSIVMYLMGPEKMEFVKFFGKNNDVDSLADGVIKEIKQYKK from the exons ATGGCGACCATTATTTCTAGGAGTGCGAAGCATTTACACTACGCAAATCTCAGTTTCTCTTTGCACCGGATGAGGTTACATTCTATTTCGCCTTCGCCGTCGACTTCGTCCTCTGTTCTAGCAGGCGCAAATTTTCATGATCCAGCTTTTCCCCTTCATTCG GGGCCAGGAATGAACTTTTTAGCTACGTATATGAGGCGGCTTTATAGTACCACTTCTACTACTGCTGATTCTCAAAGCGCAGCCTCCGAGAAATCGGCAGAGTCCAATTCTAGTGAAGGGGATAAATCGGGGAACTCAAATGAGGGCCAGGATGCCGGAAAACCTGTTCGTGGTGGG CCGGTATCATGGCTGAGTTTTCTTTTGCTGGTTGCCACTGGAGCGGGATTGGTTTTCTATTATGACAGGGAAAAGAAACGTCATATTGAAG AAATAAACAAAGCTTCCACAGAAGTGAAACAAGGACCGTCAGTTGGAAAAGCAGCTATTGGGGGTCCGTTTAAACTTGTCAATCATGATGGGAAGCAGGTCACAGAAAAAGACTTTTTTGGGAAATGGacattgttatattttggCTTCACTCACTGTCCTGATATCTGCCCAGATGAGCTACAAAAGCTAGCTGCCGCAGTTGATAAAATCA AAAAGGCAGGAATAAAAATTGTGCCTGTTTTCATCTCTGTTGATCCTGAGAGAGATACAGTTGAACAAGTGCGGGAGTATGTCAAAG AATTCCATCCGGACTTGGTTGGCCTTACTGGATCTTCAGATGAGATACGAAATGTAGCTCGAGCATATCGAGTTTATTATATGAAGACAGAAGAGGAAGACTCAGATTATCTTGTTGATCACTCCATAGTGAT GTACTTAATGGGTCCTGAGAAGATggaatttgtaaaattttttgGGAAAAACAACGACGTTGATTCGCTTGCAGATGGTGTTATCAAAGAGATAAAGCAGTACAAGAAATAG
- the LOC101212899 gene encoding protein trichome birefringence-like 3, with protein sequence MPSMSLLASSPSGLMAKPPSVARLKPHLPFLTVVLCAFAFLALFYTERITFFSSASIFKLKSCPRKSTPFKTREKPKAEEQWRDPLMDDRFEFDPEECSVVNGKWVFNRSIKPLYTDESCPYLDRQVSCVKNGREDSDYRHWEWQPDECRLPRFNAEIALKKLRGKRLMFVGDSLQRGQWQSLVCMVEWMIPEDQKSLKRGRFHSVFTIKEYKATIEFYWAPFLVHSNSDNPIIGDPRQRILRVDSVANHSKHWTNVDILVFNTYVWWMSGVRIKSLWGSFENGEEGYEEFDTPIAYTMGLKTWANWVDSNVNPNITRVFFTTMSPTHTRSMDWGRVNGSKCFNETKPIKNKKFWGSGADKGIMSVVSKIVHKMKVPVTFINITQLSDYRIDAHSSIFTETGGKLLTPEQKADPLHHADCIHWCLPGVPDTWNQILFAHL encoded by the exons aTGCCCTCTATGAGCTTGTTGGCGTCTTCTCCCTCGGGCCTCATGGCCAAACCGCCCTCGGTCGCCCGACTCAAGCCTCACCTCCCCTTCCTCACTGTCGTCCTCTGTGCCTTTGCCTTCCTTGCTCTCTTCTACACCGAGCGCAtcactttcttctcttccgCCTCCATTTTTAAACTCAAGTCCTGTCCTCGAAAATCCACCCCTTTCAAGACAA GGGAGAAGCCAAAGGCAGAGGAGCAGTGGAGAGACCCATTGATGGACGACCGGTTCGAGTTTGACCCAGAGGAATGCAGCGTAGTGAACGGGAAGTGGGTCTTTAACAGGTCGATCAAGCCGTTGTACACGGACGAATCGTGCCCGTATCTAGACCGGCAAGTGTCATGCGTGAAGAACGGACGGGAGGATTCGGATTACCGGCATTGGGAGTGGCAACCAGATGAATGCAGATTGCCAAG ATTTAATGCAGAAATTGCACTGAAAAAGCTTAGAGGGAAGAGGCTAATGTTCGTTGGGGATTCATTACAGCGTGGGCAATGGCAATCACTTGTTTGTATGGTTGAGTGGATGATTCCTGAAGATCAAAAATCTCTCAAGCGAGGCCGATTTCACTCTGTTTTTACTATTAAG GAATACAAGGCTACAATAGAGTTCTATTGGGCTCCATTTCTAGTGCACTCAAATTCAGACAATCCCATCATTGGAGATCCAAGGCAAAGAATATTGAGAGTGGACTCGGTTGCAAACCACTCCAAGCATTGGACTAATGTTGACATTCTTGTCTTCAATACCTACGTTTGGTGGATGAGTGGCGTTAGAATTAAATCCTT ATGGGGATCGTTTGAGAATGGAGAAGAAGGATATGAAGAATTTGATACACCAATTGCATATACAATGGGATTAAAGACTTGGGCCAATTGGGTTGACTCAAATGTCAATCCCAATATCACACGTGTCTTCTTTACAACTATGTCTCCAACTCACACAAG GAGTATGGATTGGGGGAGAGTGAATGGGAGCAAATGCTTCAACGAAACAAAGCCAatcaaaaacaagaaattttggGGGAGCGGAGCCGATAAAGGAATAATGAGTGTGGTCTCTAAAATAGTTCACAAAATGAAAGTTCCGGTCACTTTTATCAACATTACCCAGCTTTCTGACTACCGTATCGACGCCCATTCCTCCATCTTCACCGAAACCGGCGGCAAGTTACTCACGCCGGAGCAAAAAGCCGATCCTCTTCACCACGCCGACTGCATCCACTGGTGCCTTCCCGGCGTTCCCGATACTTGGAATCAAATTCTTTTCGCACAtttgtaa